TATGCGGATTTTGAATTGACGATTTTCAATGCGAATGGTGAGGAGATTTTCTATCAAGCAAGTGGTTATCAAAACGATTGGGATGGCACTTATAATGGTGAAGTTTTGCCGACGGGTGTGTATTACTACTTGTTTAGGAATGTGAATGATTCGGAGGAGGTGTTTAAAGGCACTATTTCGATTGGGAAGTAATCAATGTAGTTGCCAAATTTATTTGGCTGACTTGAATAAGGTGTCATCAGGAGTTTGATGATTGATGACACCTTTTATTTTTTAACCAGCCAAATAAATTTGGCGGTTACTTTAACAAAAAAATAACAACACAACATCATGAAAAATATATTTATTACAAGCATCATTTTTTTAGCAACTGTGCTGCAAATGCAAGCACAACATTTGTCGGATGCCTATTACGCTCAGACAATTGACCAAACACAAATCAACCCTGCTTATGCCAAACAGGGCGAAGACTCTAAGTTGACGGTTTTTCACCGCAGCTTGTTGAGTGGCATTGATGGTGCGCCGAGCAATACGGCGATTAGTTTTTTGAAGCCTTTGGACGAAAATACAGGTGTTGGAGGAAGATTGACCTCCGATACAAGGGGTGTTTTTTCGACCCTGCTTTTGGAGGGGATGTATGCCTATCAAATTTCGATGAGCGAAAATGAATCGGTTACACTCGGTGTGTCGGGTGGTTTCCGCAAAACGGACATTGACATGGGTTCGTTGGACGGACAATATGTGGATTTAGACGACCCTACTTTGATGGCGGACAATTTTGGTGGCTACAAATTTATGGCGGGTGCTGGTGCGGTATATCGGCAGACGCAGCAGGGATTGGAATTGGGTGTTTCGATTCCAACTTTGGTATCACACGAAGGCAGTTTGACCGACTTTGTGGTGGCGCACGGTTCGGTGAAGTTGGCGGTGGGCAATCAATTGGCTTTGAAGCCAAATGTGATCTATCAGGTATTGCCGAATAGCAAAAACCAATGGCAGGGAACGGCTCAGTTGGAAGTGAAGGAGAAGTTTTGGGCGATGGCGGGCTATCGCAGCAACAAAAGTTTGATTGCTGGCGCAGGAGTGAAATTGAACAAATTGGACTTGGGTTATGCCTATAGTGCGAGTGGCGGCATGTTGAACGATTTGTCAAGTGGTGGGCATGAGTTGAAGTTGAGTTTTAGCTTTCCAAATAAAGGGAAGGGTGTGGAAGTAGATGCGCCTGTGGAGGAGTAGGTTTGTGATTGTATCGCTTTGAACAGGAATAGATTACGAAAAGGAATCTCATCCTACGTAGTTTGAACAGAATCAATCGAGTGCAGAAAATTCCTTTCAGTAGTAGATTTTTGTTCAAGGCTTCATTTGTTCAAAAACGAATAACTCTGTCATTTTTCTGTCATAAGAAAAAAGGCTGTTAATGTTTTTGAAAAAAAAGCAACGATAGAGATAGCGTCACTACACTCTGAAAACAGCATTTTTTCTTAGGCAGTAATTCAGCCTTCAATGGCTTCGGCTGTTGGAGGCTATTTGTCAAATTTTTGGAAAATCATTTTTTTATTCATTCATAAAACATAAAACTTATGCGTAGTTTAATTTTTACATTTATTTGTGTGTGTTTTTGTTCGATTTCATTTCTACAAGCACAAGTCACAACTGATTTCATTTCTACAAGCACAAGTCACAACTGATTCCAATTTTACAATAGCATCAAGTCCGGTTGCTGACCCTATAACTTTAAGCGATTTCACAGTCCCGAGTGGTAACAATCGAGTTTTGGTAGTTGCGGTAGCAAGTTTTAGTAATAATGTACCTACTTCTGTCACCTATGGAGGTACTGCCATGACACAAGCTATTGTAGAAGATGCTTTTATTGAGGTTTCACTTTGGTATCTAGCCTTGGGTTCAGGAGCAGCAGTCGGTCCTTCCGACATAGTAGCCAATAGTGGGGTAACTTTAGCGGCTGTTTCGTTTCAGAATGTCCATCAAACAGCGGTTGTGAACAATAGACTTGTTCGGCTCGATAATCAGTGAATAATAAATTATTGAAAATATTTAATGATTTATTATTTTATGCTTAAAACACTCATAAACAAATGTTTTGAAAAAGAGTCCTATATTTTGATTATAACAAATGTTTTTCAAGAGGAAAATAATTGCACACAACAAATCACTTTTCACATAACTCTATCATAATCAAATCCGTACAAGTCTAATGGTGTAAGTGATTCCAACAATTCAGGAGATTCTTCTTCTAGTCTCTCTATTGCCACTACCTCTGTCAATAATTTAGCAGTAGATGTCCTATTTCCAAATGCTGGTGGTCCTTGGACACCTAATCATACAGAAATAGATGACAATACTGTCATGCACATGGGTTCTGCGGTAGGAACAGGAGGAAATGTGAATTTGGTTTGGAATAATGATGATGGAGGTTCGTCAGTTGGACATGCACATGCTGCAATTGAGTTGATTGGAGTTGTTCCCTCTGCTGATTGTAGTGGTGGCGGAACAGAAACCCTAACATTTATTGCAGGAGAAAGCAATGGTTATGGAGATATTCCTACGGGTAATTTCGGTACTATTGGTGGTGAGATTGGACCTCTTGCTACAGTTTGTGGAGAAAGCGGTGATCCAGACTGTGCGGGTTTGAGTCTTTCAAGTTCATCCGATCTCTCTGTAAGTGCAAGTGGAATGTGTAAAAATGCAGGAGAAACAATTGGGATAGCATTTAGGCAGACTACCACCTACTTCGAATTGTCTTTTACAGGTAGCTTTACCATAGCGAGTATAGACGGAACCCTTAGTGCTCCTACTGGAACTATATCAAGCTCTCCTGCCACTTTCATAGGGAACTTTGATGGTTTTGTATTGGAAAACGCTGGTGGAGGTAGTTTTTGTGTAACAGGTGGTGTAGTGGGTTGCCCTGGTTATGTTCATTCTGCTTCTACTGCAGCTATTCCGACTCTCTCCCAATGGAGCTTAATCATCTTGGCTTTGTTGTTGATGACTGCGGGTACTTTGTATCTGGTACAGCCAATGGTTCGGGGTGCTGAATTGCAGAAGAAAAGCTGATAAAGAAAGAATTAATTTACTCTCAAAAATTAGTTTAGCCGTTGTTCGTCGAAAGTTGAACAGCGGCTTTTCATTTTGTTTATTCTACAAGCGTCACAAAAAAATGACCTACTTGCATCCAATCTTTAGAAAGTTCGGTCAGCTTCCAATAATAGACCCCCATCGGATAGCCTGACACCTCTATTTGAGTCATTCTTTCATTCTTTTGAAGTCTTTTTTGGAAGACGATTGCCCTTCGATTGTTTTCAACGATGATGACATAATTGCCTGGTTGTTCAAGTTCAAAGATTAGCGTTCCGTTCGTGTAATCTTCTCCAATGGGGGGAGTTTTCACCTTCACAGTATCCGACCTATCCGTTGCCAACTGCAAAACATGGTACTCGGGAATGGGCTGAAACAAACGGCTGACTTCCTCTATGGTTTTGTGGGTTAGGTCTGCTATTTTCTGCAAAACCTCTTCCGCAATGATGGAAAGGGCTGCAGGTTTCGCTTTTTGTTCCATTGCCGCATCTATTTTTCGCAGCTCTTCTTTCATCAGTATTCTGCCAAAATCTTCTTTTTCGGCTTCAAAAGCCATAAAAAAGTCCAATGCCTCTCCTATTTCTGGGTCTTGTTCCAATTGATTTTCAAACACCATGCGCTCTGCTTCCGAAAGCTCATCTGCAACATAACGTTCTATCAACTCTAATAATTGGGGATCAATATTTTTCATAGTGGATTTAACTATCTTTATTTTTGTTATACACCTTCCGCAAAGCATTCATACACCGTCCTTTTTGAACACGTACCACATTTTCATTCTTGTACTTCAATCTTTCAGCCACTTCATTTATTCTCATCTCTTTGTAGTAATACAAATACAAAATAGATTTACACGGCTCTTTCATTTTCAGCAACAAGCTTAACATGGTATTTTTTTCGTCAAATTCATTTGGCACAACCTCAACCTTCAATGTATCCAAATCAAGACCATTTTCTTCAAATGAAACTGTTTTAGCCAGTTCCATTTTGTATTTCCTCAAGTGCATATAATATACCTTCCGCCCAATACCAAACAAATAATGCTTTACACTTTTATTGAAAGCGACTATTTTACCTTTCTTGATGTTCTCATACAATGCCACAACACTATCCTGAAACACATCTACGGAAAAATCTTCACTGCAATTGGTTTGACCTTGAATCCATACTACAAACTCCTTCTTGTATGTTTTATACAAGTCTTGTATTAACTGAGAATTTCCTTTTTTTATTTCTGCTATCCAAGCAACAGAGCCTACTCGTATCGAATTACTATGTTGATTTTTTTCCATAAATTTTTATTTTATCTTTTGCATAAATCCCGATACACGACACACTATCTTTGTGTTGGATTCTTAAAGATGAAACGCAAATTTACATCAAAAAAAACATTTCTTGCGAAAAGTCCTCTATTTATACAGTTGCAGAAAAAGAGAAAACATTAACAGCAGTAAGCATTTTTTAAAAAAAAAAGAGGAAAAAATTATTTTATGCACCAAATGAACTTTTTTTCACCTTCGACTGTATAGTATTTAGATATTTTTCTAATTACCTAAATATTGAATTATCCAATGACATGACAGCATTATTCAAAGCATTAGACGACCCAACGAGGCGACAAATTTTAGAAATGTTGAAAGACAAAGACCTGACAGCAGGAGAAATAGCGGATGCTTTTGAGATGAGCAAACCGAGCATTTCTTACCACCTCGACTTGTTGAAACGGGCGGATTTGGTCGTCAGCGTTAAAAAAGGACAGTATGTTACCTATTCTTTGAGTACTTCGGTGTTGGAAGATACCGTGAAATGGCTTATGGATTTGGTGGACAAAAACAAATCGTAAACACTATTCAATCAATCAAATAACCTTATCAAAATGAACACAAACAACTTCTGGAAAGAGCATCTTTTGAGCATCGTATTGTTGGTATTGCCTTTTGTATTGGTGCTGTTTTTTTGGAACCAAATTCCTGAAATTATCCCTACACATTGGAATATTGACGGAGAAGCAGATAGTTTTGGCAACAAATGGAGCATCCTCATTTTGCCTTTCGTCAATATCGGCGTTTTCTTGCTGCTTTGGGCAATTCCCAAAATTGACCCCAAAAAGAGCATCGAACAATTCAGCAAAACCTATCACATTATGATAGGAATACTGGTAGGCTTGTTGTTTTTGGTTTTCTGCATCATGCTGCTGACCATACTGGGCATGATTGACAACAGCACCAATTGGATCATGTATTCATTGATTGGCTTATTTTTGGTCATCGGTAACTATTTGGGTAAAATGCGTCCTAACTATTTCATGGGTATTCGCACACCGTGGACACTTGAGAATGAAGAAGTTTGGTTAAAAACCCATCGATTTGGCGGCAAACTGTGGGTAATGGCTTCTATTGTGATGTTGCTACTCGGCTTTTTTGCAGTTGGAAAAACCTTTGTCGGTTTGTTCGTTGTGTATGTCCTTGTGATTGGAATCGTGCCAGTAGTGTATTCTTATTTGAGATACAAGGAGTTGAATTGAAGGGAGTTTCATTCTATACTAAATTAGCTATTGGCGAAATAGCCTCTTGTTTTTTTAGAGGTAAACTTCAGAAGTGAGTGGATCAATCATCATGGTGGTTAATCCATTCGCTCCATGACCCAATATACAACTTACCATTGCCCAAACCTGCGTGTTTTAGGGCAAGCAAGTTGTGGCAAGCGGTAACGCCTGAACCACAGTAAAATATTGTATTTTCGGAAGGAATACCTGCCTGCAAATCGTCGAATCGCTGCTGCAATTGAAGTTTGGATAAAAACAAACCATCTACTCCCAAATTTTCTGCAAAAGGTGCATTGATAGCAGTGGGTATGTGACCCGCCCGAAAATCAATGGGTTCTACTTCACCTCGATAACGTTCGGCGGCCCTTGAGTCTATCAGTAAATAGTCGTTGCCTTCCACCGTTTTTTCCACAAAATCCAGTGCGACCATCCGTTCCGCTTGCAGTTTTGGGGTAAATACTCGACGCTTTGGAGGTGTAATGATGGCAGTCGTGGGGTAATTTGCAGCCAGCCAATGTTGCCAAGCACCATCCAAAACGGCTACTTTTTCATGTCCTAACCATTGCAGCATCCACCACAACCGAGCCGCAATTCCTCCGCCTTTGTCGTCATATACCACTACTTGCGTGTCATTGCTAATACCCCAATTGGAGAACATTTCGACTATTTTTTCTGTGCTGGGTAAGGGATGACGACCTGTTTTTTGGGGAATTATGGGTGACGACAGATCTTTGTCTAAGTGTGCATACAAGGCATTTGGAATATGGCTTTGGTGGTAGGCATTTTTACCGTATTCAGTGTCTGCTAATGAGAACCGACAGTCTATAATGACCCAATTTTCATCAGACATATTTGCGTTCAATTCTTGGGCGGAAATTAATGTGGAATAGGTCATGATTAAATGATTTTATTGAGTTTGCAGTAATTTATCCAAAAACTTGAAAGTTTCTTCTCTCACTTGATTCAAGTTATTTGATTGTATATCAGACAGCAGTACATGACCATTGGCTTCTGAAAGTGCTATCAATGTTTTCTGGCCTGTGGGTGTAGAAACCGAATCATAAAATTTCTTGACTCCTTCAATTGAAATGATGTGGTCTCGGTTCACTTCGTCTTTGTCATAATAAGCGACCAAAAGAGGTAATTTAATGTGTTCAAAGACAGATGGTTTCATCGTTTCGTCCAAAAGATGTTGAACGGCTACCAATCCTTCCAAACGGTATTGCATCGTCCAGTATTTTTCAATATTCGGAGCATCTGTTTGAATCTTGTGGTACTTGCTTCCAAAAACCTTGCGGGCAATCTGTAAACCCCAAGGATAGGAAAGCAATTTTCCAGACCCATCTGCCAAGCTAATGAGCGGAGCGTAAAAAAGCAAGGCATCTACATTGGAAGGATTGAAGGCTGCTAAGTAAGCACTGAGAGTTGCACCTGTGGAAGAAGCCATGACAATGGTTTTCTCACCAATAAGATTGCCAATAGCAATAGCCTCTTTTACACTCTCTATCAAATCTTTGGGACTTATATCTACAAAACTTTCTTCATTGTCTATACCATGTCCTGCCAAACGAGTCAGGTACAAATTGTAGCCATAGCGAGCTGCGGTTTCTTGAACAACTGGAGAACCTGCCATTGGGCTGGCCGAAAATCCATGCACAAAAACAATACTATAAGACGTTTTGGTGGGTATGGAATCTGCCCAAATTATCCGTGCCTCATTGTCTGGCTTCAATGAAAACGCTGCTTCTTTCTGATGAATATAGGCCTCTATTTCTGTTAAAGGCATATCCAAAGCTGTTATTTTCGCTTCAATAACAGGGTATTGTGGTTTGGGGCCGAGTAGGAAAACAACTACCAACAAGACCAAAATAAGGAGCAATACAAAACGTTTGCGAATCGGAAGTTTCATCGAAAATGGCGAATGGTTGAAGAGGTGAAATTACGAATAATCCAATCCCACACAAAACTTCAAAATAAAAGTACAAACTCAATTTGAAGCATCAAACTCCAAAGACTTCTTACTTCAACAAAAATAGCTGCTCAGCGACAACTCGGCAATTCGAATTGTTACTCTCCCTAATATTTTTTATTTTTAGTATTCCAATCAATTTCTCTTCACCTTCAAACACTACTTAATATGCAATTATACAAATACCCTTCTTTTTTTATGGTCGGTTTGTTTATTTTATTGGCTTTCACTTCTTGTACCAAAGAAGAATCCATTATTGAAGTAGTTCCTACTCAACTGACTGCAGCAGAGTTCTTGGCATTGCACGTCAGCCAAGACATTTTATTTCAATACTCTTATGACAATCCTACAATAGGTGTTTCAAATGGATGGTTGATTGACAAAAAAGGAGAGGTAAAAACGTATGAGTTGAGCAGCATAAACAATTCATCTGATATTACCGACAAAGGATCTTGTACTCGAACTGACTTACTAAATCTGTATGCCTATTCAAAACCAAATGGAACAAGTATAGAAGCAGAAGAATTGGTGGCAAAGTACAAACAAATTAGCGATGCTTCTTATGGAATTCTTTCTACCAATCAGTCGGGAAGTGAGAAAGAAGGAACAAGCACCTTTTACGCCATTCAATACGATTCCAATGGAGAAACATACACCAGCAATACAGGTTGTGGAAATAATTGTGGTAATGGCACTACAAAATCTCCTTTCGCTCGTATCATTTTACAACAATCTGGCACCAATAACCGCTACAATCAAAGTACCGCAGCCACTGGTTTG
The Chitinophagales bacterium genome window above contains:
- a CDS encoding PorP/SprF family type IX secretion system membrane protein encodes the protein MKNIFITSIIFLATVLQMQAQHLSDAYYAQTIDQTQINPAYAKQGEDSKLTVFHRSLLSGIDGAPSNTAISFLKPLDENTGVGGRLTSDTRGVFSTLLLEGMYAYQISMSENESVTLGVSGGFRKTDIDMGSLDGQYVDLDDPTLMADNFGGYKFMAGAGAVYRQTQQGLELGVSIPTLVSHEGSLTDFVVAHGSVKLAVGNQLALKPNVIYQVLPNSKNQWQGTAQLEVKEKFWAMAGYRSNKSLIAGAGVKLNKLDLGYAYSASGGMLNDLSSGGHELKLSFSFPNKGKGVEVDAPVEE
- a CDS encoding alpha/beta hydrolase; translated protein: MKLPIRKRFVLLLILVLLVVVFLLGPKPQYPVIEAKITALDMPLTEIEAYIHQKEAAFSLKPDNEARIIWADSIPTKTSYSIVFVHGFSASPMAGSPVVQETAARYGYNLYLTRLAGHGIDNEESFVDISPKDLIESVKEAIAIGNLIGEKTIVMASSTGATLSAYLAAFNPSNVDALLFYAPLISLADGSGKLLSYPWGLQIARKVFGSKYHKIQTDAPNIEKYWTMQYRLEGLVAVQHLLDETMKPSVFEHIKLPLLVAYYDKDEVNRDHIISIEGVKKFYDSVSTPTGQKTLIALSEANGHVLLSDIQSNNLNQVREETFKFLDKLLQTQ
- a CDS encoding sulfurtransferase codes for the protein MTYSTLISAQELNANMSDENWVIIDCRFSLADTEYGKNAYHQSHIPNALYAHLDKDLSSPIIPQKTGRHPLPSTEKIVEMFSNWGISNDTQVVVYDDKGGGIAARLWWMLQWLGHEKVAVLDGAWQHWLAANYPTTAIITPPKRRVFTPKLQAERMVALDFVEKTVEGNDYLLIDSRAAERYRGEVEPIDFRAGHIPTAINAPFAENLGVDGLFLSKLQLQQRFDDLQAGIPSENTIFYCGSGVTACHNLLALKHAGLGNGKLYIGSWSEWINHHDD
- a CDS encoding SdpI family protein, with amino-acid sequence MNTNNFWKEHLLSIVLLVLPFVLVLFFWNQIPEIIPTHWNIDGEADSFGNKWSILILPFVNIGVFLLLWAIPKIDPKKSIEQFSKTYHIMIGILVGLLFLVFCIMLLTILGMIDNSTNWIMYSLIGLFLVIGNYLGKMRPNYFMGIRTPWTLENEEVWLKTHRFGGKLWVMASIVMLLLGFFAVGKTFVGLFVVYVLVIGIVPVVYSYLRYKELN
- a CDS encoding autorepressor SdpR family transcription factor, coding for MTALFKALDDPTRRQILEMLKDKDLTAGEIADAFEMSKPSISYHLDLLKRADLVVSVKKGQYVTYSLSTSVLEDTVKWLMDLVDKNKS
- a CDS encoding sigma-70 family RNA polymerase sigma factor, with translation MEKNQHSNSIRVGSVAWIAEIKKGNSQLIQDLYKTYKKEFVVWIQGQTNCSEDFSVDVFQDSVVALYENIKKGKIVAFNKSVKHYLFGIGRKVYYMHLRKYKMELAKTVSFEENGLDLDTLKVEVVPNEFDEKNTMLSLLLKMKEPCKSILYLYYYKEMRINEVAERLKYKNENVVRVQKGRCMNALRKVYNKNKDS